Part of the Papio anubis isolate 15944 chromosome 6, Panubis1.0, whole genome shotgun sequence genome, tttttttttttttttttaaggcagagtcttgctctgttgcccagtgcagtggcgtgatctcagctcattgcaacctttgcctgctgggttcaagtgatcctcccacctcagcctccccagtagctgggattacaggcatgcaccacctgtaaaaaatttaagaaaaaaaaacaaaaaacaaaaaacaatggttttttgtatttttagtagacggggtttcacgattttgtccaggctggcctcgaactcctgacctcaagtgatctgcctgccttggccctccaaagtgctgggattacaggcatgagccactgcacccagcttcaaGGGTGTTCCTTTTATGGTTAGTGCTTTTCGTGTTTACATTTCCCCAGTGATCTCAAAGGTATCTACCAACAGTTGGTCGGTTGAGTCAGTATCTATATTGGTTTCCTGGGTTAGTGTAACAAAACTACCAGAAATGGGTGGCCTAAACAACCAAaatttgtctcacagttctggaggctagaagtccaaaatgaaaGTGTCAGCAAAGTTAGTTTATTTTGAGGGCTCTGAAGGAAGGATCTGATTCAGGCCTCTGCAGTTGTAGATGGTTGTCTACTTCCTGTGTCTCCTAGGACATCACTTTAACTTGATTACTTCTGTAAAGACCCtttaaataaggtcatattctgaagAACAATGAGTTAGAACTTCAAATTATGAATTTGGTCAGGAGAGGGGACACAATCAACTCATAACAGGGTTCATATGAGGTTTACATATTGTTTTAGGTTGTATGTTTTTCTAATCCTCTTATAACAATCGCCctatatttctgatttttgtaaGTTTTGGGTTTTTCTACACATTTAATACTGATTAGAAATAGATATatgaaatttcaaagaaattatagAAGTTCAGGAAGATGAAGTTATTACCAGAAgctaaaatgggccaggcacggtggctcacacctgtaattccagtactttgggaagcaaaggcaagagaattgcttaagtccgggagtttgagaccagcctgcacagcatagtgagatcccatctctatgaaaaattaaaaattagctgggcatggtggcgtgtgcctatagtcccagctacttgggaggttgaagtgagaggattgcttgagcctaggatatcaaggctgcagtgagccatgatcatgccgctgcactcagcctgggtgaaagagggagaccctgtctcaaaaaaaaaaaaagctaaattgaGCTATCTGCATTTTATTGCTATGAAACCTACCAGTTTTTTTAAACACTAATATAAAACCTTAGGacttagatttttgtttgttttaaacagtaAATATATACCATTCTCCTAGGAAAGAATTACaactctttattcctttttacttttGCATAGTATATAACGCCTTAAGATGGCCATTGGTGCTTTGGCTTGCTATGGGATTGTATGTGAAACAGAAAAACTACGATAGAGAATTATGTAGAGTTTTACTTTGATCATGTCTGTTGTTTAGCAAGATTTTACTTTTCCTTGTGTTTCAGTTGAGCCAGAATgaataaggcaagaaaataatGTCACTTGTTCTAAAAGAAGTGAACTTGTGGTTAGCTGGGGAGTTATGCACTGTGGTGAAGTAAGTCTGAGAGCCATTGGCAAGTATTGGGATAGATCCTCAGGTCCTCAAAACTTATTTGAGCAAAGCACGTGAAAgagaatttcatgttttaaaaacaggCTAATTTAGTTGGAAGctggtaatttctttttcttcttttttttagggacagggtctcacttcgttctgtcacccaggctggagtgcaatagcgcagtcatggctcactgcagcctcaacctcctggtcttaagtgatcctcccacctcagccttccaagtagctaggaccacaggcatgtaccactatgcctgactaattaaaacaaaaaatttttttagagacaggatgtcactatgttgcccaggttgatcttgaactcctgggctcaaacaagtgatcctcccgccttggcctcctaaaatgctggtattacaggcatgagccaccacacctggccaaagctGGTAATTTCTTTCTcaaccaggaggttgaggctgagacagagtcttgctctgtcacccaggctggagtacagtggcacagtctcagctcactgcaacctctgcctcccaggttcaagcaattctcctgcctcagcctcccaagtagctgggattacaggtgcctgccaccacacctgcctaatttttttgtatttttagtagagacggggtttcaccatgttggccaggctgatctcgaactcctgacctcaagtgatccacctgccttggcctcccaaagtgctgggattacaggcatgagtcaccatgcctggccaaagctGGTAATTCTTAATCATGAATTACTCATGTGAATAAAGTTTGGAATATTGCaaatataatttaacttttttttttttgtttttatttctcaatagaTTGTCTGAGTTTCCACATTTTCGAAATAATCATAAAACCGCAAGGACATTTGATACAGTTAAAACAAAAGATCTTAAATCTAGATCTCCACATTTGGATGATTGTTCAAAGACTGATCACAGAGCTAAAAGTGATGTTTCTAAAGATGTACATCATAGCACTTCACTGCCAAAtctggaaaaggaaggaaaatcacaTTCTGATAAAAGGAGTACTTCACATTTACCTATATCTGTCGAGAAACACTGCACTAATGGTGTTTGGTCGCGTTCTCATTATCAGGTTGGTGAGGGTAGCTCAAATGAGGAtagtagaagaggaagaaaagatattAGACATAGCCAGTTCAACAGAGGAACTGAAAGAGTACGAAAAGACTTAAGTCCTGGCTGTGGTGATGGTGAACCAAGGATACTGGAGGCTAGTCAAAGGCTACAAGGACATCCTGAGAAATATGGTAAAGGTGAACCAAAGACTGAAAGCAAAAGTTCAAAGTTTAAAAGTAACTCAGATTCTGACTATAAAGGTGAACGCATTAACTCTTCTTGGGAGAAAGAGACCCCTGGAGAAAGGTCACACAGTCGAGTAGACTCTCAAAGTgacaaaaaactagaaagacaaaGTGAAAGATcacaaaatataaataggaaAGAAGTTAAATcacaagacaaagaagaaagaaaagttgatCAAAAACCTAAGTCAGTAGTAAAGGACCAAGATCACTGGAGAAGATCTGAACGAGCATCACTTCCTCATTCCAAGAACGAAATAACAACATTTTCTCATAATTCAAGTAAATACCAtgtagaagagagaagaggatggGAAGATTGTAAAAGAGACAGGAGTGTAAACAGTCATAGTTTTCAAGATGGAAGATGTCCATCTTTTCTTTCAAACAGTAGAACTCACAAAAACATTGACTCTAAGGAAGTTGATGCTATGCACCAGTGGGAAAACACACCTTTAAAAGCAGAAAGACATAGAACCGAAGATAAGAGGAAAAGAGAACGAGAAAGCAAAGAAGATAATAAgcatattagaaatgaaaaaagagtacCTACAGAACATTTTCAGAAGGTTAATAAGGAAACTAAGAAAACCACTTCTGatttaaagaaacagaatgaaCCAAAGACTGATAAGGGAGAAGTCCCTGATAATGGAGTTTCTGAAGGAGCACATAATAAAGAGCTTGCAATGAAAGCTGAGAATGgtccaaatgaaacaaaaaacaaagacctAAAATTGAGTTTTATGGAAAAATTGAACTTAACTCTTTCTCCTGCTAAAAAGCAACCTGTTTCTCAGGATAATCAGAATAAAACAACTGATGTTCCCAAGTCCAGTGGTGTATGTGATTCAGAGTGTTCAGTGCAAGCTAAAACAGTGGCATATGTTCCCTCCGTCAGTGAACATATCTTGGGGGAAGCCTCTGTCAGTGAACATACCATGGGGGAAACGAAGTCATCATTATTGGAACCAAAGGTTGCTCTTTTAGCAGTGACTGAACCCAGGATTGGTATCTCAGAAAccaaaatggaagaagaaaatagtTTGTTAGTTAGATCTGTTGACAATACTATGCATTGTGAAGTGCCCATTTGTGGTACAGAGACTTCCTTCCCATCTCCTATGGAAATACAACAGACAGAATCCTTGTTTCCATCAACAGGAATGAAACAAACCATTAATAATGGAAGGGCAGCAGCTCCTGTGGTAATGGATGTATTACAAACAGATGTGTCTCAAAACTTTGGATTGGAATTGGATACCAAAAGAAATGATAATTCAGATTCTTGTGGTATTTCTGAAGGTATGGAAATGAAGGTAGCACTTTCAACAACAGTGGGTGAAACCACTGAAAGCATTTTGCAGCCTTCAATTGAGGAAGCTGATATTTTGCCAATAATGCTTTCAGAAGATAATAACCCAAAATTTGAGCCTTCTGTTGTAGTTACACCACTTGTTGAGAGTAAGTCATGTCATTTGGAGCCTTGCTTACCTAAAGATACTCTAGATTCTTCACTTCAGCAGACTGAGTTAATGGACCACAGAATGGCAACTGGTGAAACAAACTCAGTATATCATGATGATGATAACTCGGTTTTGAGCATTGACCTTAATCACCTGAGACCTATTCCAGAAGCTATCAGCCCTCTGAATAGTCCAGTGAGACCTGTAGCAAAAGTTCTTAGAAATGAAAGCCCACCTCAAGTTCCAGTATATAATAACAGTCATAAAGGTAATAGTTTATATTCTAtaactttgctttttttgagaaTGTAAAATACATAAGATAAATTGGTGATATTCTTTTTTGATAACataaaaagtaggccgggcacagtggctcacgcctgtaatcccagcacttttgggaggctgaggcaggcggaactacaggcacgtgccaccactcccagctaattttttttttttttttttgagacggagtcaagctctgtcgaccaggctggagtgcagtggccagatctcagctcactgcaagctctgcctcccgggtttacgccattctcctggctcagcctcccgagtagctgggactacaggcgcctgccacctcgcccggctagttttttgtattttttagtagagacggggtttcaccgtgttaaccaggatggtctcgatctcctgaccttgtgatctgcccgtctcggcctcccaaagtgctgggattacaggcttgagccaccgcgcccggcctcccagctaatttttgtattttttttttagtagagatagggtttgaccatattggccaggctggtctcgaactcctgaccttgtgatctgcccgtcttggcctcccaaagtgctgggattacaggcgtgagcccccacacccagccagagttgtttttttgtttttgtttttttttttctgagacagagtctcactgtgtcgccaggctgcagtgcagtggcgtgatctcagctcactgcaacttctgcctcccagcccaagtgattctcctgcctcagcctcccaagtacctgggattacaagcacccgccaccatgcccggccctgagCACTTTTTGAGACCAATAAAAACCAGAgatacaggccaggcgtggtggctcacacatgtaatcctagcagtttgggaggctgaggcaggtagatcatgaggtcaggagttcgagaccagcctggccaacatggtgaaaccctgtctctactaaaaatacaaaaattagctgggcatgggggcaggcgcctgtcgtcccagctactagggaggctgaggcaggagaattggcttgaacccaggaggtagaggttacagtgagccaagattgcaccactgcactccagcctgggtaacacagcaagacttctcaaaacaaaatcaatgatGCAAGTATTAGGCATTAACATTCTGCTTCAAAAAGAACTAGTAAAATAGTGAATTGCctcagtatttaattttttgttacatataatatttaatatggaCATGTCAAATgactaaactttatttttatcttctataaatgtatttaatatatttttctcttctacagATGTGTTTTTACCAAATTCAGCTCATTCTACCTCTAAGAGTCAGTCTGATCTCAATAAGGAAAATCAAAAGCCAATTTACAAATCTGACAAATGTACAGAAGCAGACACATCTAAGAATTCACCATTAGATGAATTAGAAGAAGGGGAAATTAGAAGTGATAGTGAAACATCTAAACCACaagaaagttttgaaaaaaattccaaGCCTAGAGCGTCGGCTAATGTGCGGAAGTCAAAGACTATCCCACGACATGGGAAAAGTACTGTGGGTTTGGATAAAGACAGTAGGAAAACACATGTAAGAATCCATCAGACCAATAACAAATGGAATAAAAGACCTGATAAATCTAGCAGATCTTCAAAAACGGAGAAGAAAGATAAAGTGATGAGCACTTCCAGCTTGGAAAAAATAGTTCCAATTATTGCTGTACCCTCTTCTGAACAAGAGATCATGCACATGTTACGAATGATAAGAAAACATGTaaggaaaaattatatgaaattcaaggCAAAATTTTCATTAATACAATTTCATAGAATTATTGAGTCAGCAATTTTGAGTTTTACATCTCTAATTAAACATCTCAACTTACACAAAATCTGTAAGTCAGTGACTACCTTACAGAAGAATCTCTGTGATGTTATAGAGTCTAAACTtaagcaagttaaaaaaaatggcaTAGTTGATCGTTTATTTGAACAGCAGCTAccagatatgaaaaaaaaattgtggaagtTTGTAGATGACCAACTTGATTATTTGTTTGCAAAGCTTAAGAAAATCTTAGTTCAGTTTTGTGATTCCAAAAACTTTGGAAGAGATAGTGATGAAGGCAAACCTgaaaaaacaagtaaacagaATGCACAGTATTCAGATTGTCAGAAAGGGAGTGGGTACAACTCCAACAAAgaattgctgaaaaaaaaattatcaaaatcagaaGACTGTGTTCATTATAAGTCTTTAGTGGGATGTAAAAAATCTGAGGAAAAATACCAAGACCAAAATAACTCCAGTATTAACACTGTAAAGCAtgacagtaaaaaaaattttaacaactgCTTTGATAATACAAAGAACTCTCAATCCGAAGAGCGCTCCTTGGAACTACACTGTTCAAGCACCCCAAAGTcggaaaaaaatgaaggaagcagTATAGAGGATGCACAGACATCCCAGCATGCAACTTTGAAGCCAGAACGAAGTTTTGAGATTCTTACTGAACAGCAAGCATCTAGCCTTACTTTTAATTTAGTGAGTGATGCACAAATgggtgaaatatttaaaagtttgttgCAAGGTTCTGATCTTTTAGATAGTAGTGTTAACTGTACTGAAAAAAGTGAGTGGGAGTTAAAGACTCCGGAGAAGCAGTTGCTAGAGACTCTTAAGTGCGAGTCTATACCAGCTTGTACAACAGAAGAGCTAGTTTCAGGGGTGGCTTCTCCATGTCCtaaaatgattagtgatgataatTGGTCATTATTATCATCTGAGAAAGGTCCGTCTCTGTCTTCAGGGCTTTCATTGCCAGTTCATCCTGATGTGTTGGATGAAAGTTGTATGTTTGAAGTGTCTACTAACCTACCTTTAAGTAAAGATAATGTGTGTAGTGTAGAAAAGAGCAAGCCCTGCGTTTCTTCCATACTTTTTGAAGATCTAGCAGTCTCTTTAACAGTACCATCACCTCTGAAGTCAGATGGTCATCTCAGTTTTTTAAAGCCTGATGTTTCGTCTAGTTCAACTCCTGAAGAAGTCATTAGTGCTCATTTTAGTGAAGATGCATTACTTGAGGAAGAGGATGCATCTGAGCAAGATATTCATTTAGCTCTGGAGTCTGATAATTCAAGCAGTAAATCAAGTTGTTCTTCTTCCTGGACAAGCCGATCTGTTGCTCCAGGCTTTCAGTACCACCCTAATCTACCTATGCATGCCGTCATAATGGAAAAGTCCAATgatcattttattgtgaaaatacGACGTGCAACACCATCTACCTCTTCTGGTCTTAAACAGAGTATGATGCCTGATGAATCATTGACATCTTTGCCCAGACATGGAAAGGAAGCTGATGAAAGAGCAGATAAGGAATATATTTCATGTCAGAACACAGTTTTTAAATCTGTGGAGGAATTGGAAAATTCCAACAAAAATGTTGATAACAGCAAGTCAACTCATGAAGAACAGAGCTCTATGATACAAACACAGGTTCCTGATATATATGAATTTCTTAAAGATGCTTCAGGTAAGATGGGTCATCGTGATGAAGTATCTGATGAATGTTTCAAATTGCATCAAGTATGGGAAACAAAAGTGCCTGAAAGCATTGAAGAATTGCCTTCAATGGAAGAAATCTCACACTCTGTCGGGGATCATCTTCCAAACACATATATAGATCTAACGAAAGATCCAGTCACTGAAACCAAAAACTTGGGGGAATTCATAGAAGTAACAGTTTTAAATATTGATCAGTTGGGATGTTCTGGAGGCACTTTAAATCAAAGTGCTCAAATATTAGACAATTCTTTGCAGGCTGATACTGTAGGTGCTTTTATTGATTTGACACAAGATGCTTCAAGTGAGACTAAAAATGAAGGTAATCATCCTGAATTAGCTGTTGAAGACTTGGGATGTGGGGTGATACAGGTAGATGAAGATAATTGTAAGGAAGAAAAggcacaaatggcaaacaggcctTTGGAGTGCATTGTTGAGGAAACCTATATCGACTTGACCACAGAATCTCCCAGTTCATGTGAagtaaaaaaggatgaattaaaATCAGAGCTAGGATCAAATTGTGTTAACTCGGAGTTGCCTGGGACTTTGCATAATGCtcacaaaaagagaagaaaccttTCTGATCTAAATCATtctcataaaaaacaaagaaaggaaacagatttAACCAATAAGGAAAAGACCAAGAAACCTACCCAAGATTCTTGTGAGAATGCTGAAGCTCACCGAAAGAAAGCCAGTAAGAAGAGGGCCCCTCCTGTGAATAAAGATCCCTTATCATTAAAGGCAACCCCAGGGATTAAGGATTCATCAGCAGCACTTGCCACTTCTACGAGCCTTTCTGCAAAGAATGTTAttaaaaagaagggagaaattaTCATTTTATGGACAAGGTAAGAATCTTGTGAGGCATTTAAATCACCAGGAAATTTTGAGCTCAGAAATCTAATCtgtctggctgggcacggtggctcatgcctgtaatcccaatactttgggacgctaaggcaggtggagcacttgagcccaggtcccaaacccaggagtttgggaccagcttgagcaacaaggCAAATttatgtctctataaaaaatacaaaaattagggctgggggcggtggctcacgcttgtaatcccagcactttgggaggccgaggcgggcagatcacgaggtcaggagatcgagaccatcctggctaacatggtgaaaccccgtgtctactaaaaatacaaaaatttagccaggcgtggtggcacgcgcctgtagtcccagctactcaggaggctgaggcaggagaacggcaggatcccgggaggcggagcttgcagtgagccgagatagcgccactgcattctagcctgggcaacagagcaagactccgtctcaaaaaaaagaaaaaaaaataaaaaaattagccaggtgttgtggtgcaggcctgtggtcccagctacttgggaggctgaggcaggaggatcacttgagcctgggagctgggaggcgattgtactccagcctgggtgacagagcaaaaccctgtctcaaaaagaaaaaaaaaaaacctaaagatacCTAATCTGTCATGTCTTCATAACTTTatcctaaaataaagaaaatgatgactTCAAAAGTGGCCAAATTTAGTTGAAGATACATTCTAGAGTACAGTCCTGCTGTACTGTTGTACAGTCTAGAACAGTGGCTCTTAACCAGAGGTGTGCAGTAGCACCATGGATAGAAGTTTTCACTTTGAAAAGCTCTAGTgtgaagttaaaaagaaaaaagtgaagtgaaaaaaagtgaaaaagtgtgttttaacttcactttttaaattaaaaacaattatttcatttgGAAGGAACTGGTGTAAGCACATCTTAGAGGGAATGACAAGTGATGAAACAGCCAAAAATGGGAGTGTTGGTACAAGTTGgtgcaaaaccacaattacttttgcagcaacctaataatttgatttttcttccaaattaGAAGTTTACAGTTTTGTAAACCATTTGtacttttgagggtttttgtttgttttgagacaaagagtttcacttttgttgccc contains:
- the CASP8AP2 gene encoding CASP8-associated protein 2 isoform X2 — protein: MQGRPRWAERNRVVLGRAGRVSCRRGPVREGLLRKRLHGAVVPRVEVGGPWEARESEGVHLERPTSPLKNNDEGSLDIYAGLDSAVSDTASKSCVPSRNCLDLYEEILTEEGTAKEATYNDLQVEYGKCQLQMKELMKKFKEIQTQNFSLINENQSLKKNISALIKTARVEINRKDEEISNLHQRLSEFPHFRNNHKTARTFDTVKTKDLKSRSPHLDDCSKTDHRAKSDVSKDVHHSTSLPNLEKEGKSHSDKRSTSHLPISVEKHCTNGVWSRSHYQVGEGSSNEDSRRGRKDIRHSQFNRGTERVRKDLSPGCGDGEPRILEASQRLQGHPEKYGKGEPKTESKSSKFKSNSDSDYKGERINSSWEKETPGERSHSRVDSQSDKKLERQSERSQNINRKEVKSQDKEERKVDQKPKSVVKDQDHWRRSERASLPHSKNEITTFSHNSSKYHVEERRGWEDCKRDRSVNSHSFQDGRCPSFLSNSRTHKNIDSKEVDAMHQWENTPLKAERHRTEDKRKRERESKEDNKHIRNEKRVPTEHFQKVNKETKKTTSDLKKQNEPKTDKGEVPDNGVSEGAHNKELAMKAENGPNETKNKDLKLSFMEKLNLTLSPAKKQPVSQDNQNKTTDVPKSSGVCDSECSVQAKTVAYVPSVSEHILGEASVSEHTMGETKSSLLEPKVALLAVTEPRIGISETKMEEENSLLVRSVDNTMHCEVPICGTETSFPSPMEIQQTESLFPSTGMKQTINNGRAAAPVVMDVLQTDVSQNFGLELDTKRNDNSDSCGISEGMEMKVALSTTVGETTESILQPSIEEADILPIMLSEDNNPKFEPSVVVTPLVESKSCHLEPCLPKDTLDSSLQQTELMDHRMATGETNSVYHDDDNSVLSIDLNHLRPIPEAISPLNSPVRPVAKVLRNESPPQVPVYNNSHKDVFLPNSAHSTSKSQSDLNKENQKPIYKSDKCTEADTSKNSPLDELEEGEIRSDSETSKPQESFEKNSKPRASANVRKSKTIPRHGKSTVGLDKDSRKTHVRIHQTNNKWNKRPDKSSRSSKTEKKDKVMSTSSLEKIVPIIAVPSSEQEIMHMLRMIRKHVRKNYMKFKAKFSLIQFHRIIESAILSFTSLIKHLNLHKICKSVTTLQKNLCDVIESKLKQVKKNGIVDRLFEQQLPDMKKKLWKFVDDQLDYLFAKLKKILVQFCDSKNFGRDSDEGKPEKTSKQNAQYSDCQKGSGYNSNKELLKKKLSKSEDCVHYKSLVGCKKSEEKYQDQNNSSINTVKHDSKKNFNNCFDNTKNSQSEERSLELHCSSTPKSEKNEGSSIEDAQTSQHATLKPERSFEILTEQQASSLTFNLVSDAQMGEIFKSLLQGSDLLDSSVNCTEKSEWELKTPEKQLLETLKCESIPACTTEELVSGVASPCPKMISDDNWSLLSSEKGPSLSSGLSLPVHPDVLDESCMFEVSTNLPLSKDNVCSVEKSKPCVSSILFEDLAVSLTVPSPLKSDGHLSFLKPDVSSSSTPEEVISAHFSEDALLEEEDASEQDIHLALESDNSSSKSSCSSSWTSRSVAPGFQYHPNLPMHAVIMEKSNDHFIVKIRRATPSTSSGLKQSMMPDESLTSLPRHGKEADERADKEYISCQNTVFKSVEELENSNKNVDNSKSTHEEQSSMIQTQVPDIYEFLKDASGKMGHRDEVSDECFKLHQVWETKVPESIEELPSMEEISHSVGDHLPNTYIDLTKDPVTETKNLGEFIEVTVLNIDQLGCSGGTLNQSAQILDNSLQADTVGAFIDLTQDASSETKNEGNHPELAVEDLGCGVIQVDEDNCKEEKAQMANRPLECIVEETYIDLTTESPSSCEVKKDELKSELGSNCVNSELPGTLHNAHKKRRNLSDLNHSHKKQRKETDLTNKEKTKKPTQDSCENAEAHRKKASKKRAPPVNKDPLSLKATPGIKDSSAALATSTSLSAKNVIKKKGEIIILWTRNDDREILLECQKRGPSFKTFAYLAAKLDKNPNQISC